The DNA sequence ACCAGGATTTTGCTCTTGCCCTAATCCTGCTGATACAATATGTAAGCAAATTACAATTACTGACACAGGCAGTAATTGTCAAGCTGATTATTGTTATACTGCTACTGATACATCTGGAACTTTAGAGGTAACTTTTTATAATATTTCCACTTCTGATGATTCAATAACAAATGTTTACTGGGATTTTAATGATGGAACCCAAAGTATTCAATACACCGATGTACAACATATTTTCCCTACCCCTGGTCCTAATCACATAACCTATTTATATATTCAAACAGCAAGTGGTTGTCAAAGTGTTTATGTTGACACTATTCAAGTTGGCACAAATTGTGATTCAGTACCAACCGGGACCACTAACTCACAATATGAATCAAAAGACCTCACAATTAAAATTCATCCGACAATAATTCATTCTACCGCTACAGTCAAAACAAACCTCACCGAAAGACAAATTGAGATTAGAATTTACGACTTGACGGGCAGACAAGTTCGGCTAATTGAGTTAAATAATAACAGGACTTTTGATAGGAATCAGTTAAAACAGGGAATCTACATCTACAAGGTGACCGTTGATAATAAAATCATTCAGACGGGAAAATTAATATACGACTGATCGCACATACCGCCAACAAAGTGTATAGCATATTGGGCGGACATTTAAATACTTACCTTTGAGCATTTAAACGGCACTGGTTTTCGGGAGACAAATCCGTTTTCAATAATCCCAACATGCCATACACAGGCCGCTTTGCGCCATGCACTTCAAAGCTTATAAGGTAAAAACTCATCTACATTGCCTCCAAATTTATGTATCTCTCTGATTATTGACGAACTAATGCTTGTAAGGGGGGGGGATGTGATCAAAAATATAGTTTCAAGGTCTTGATTTATAGACTTGTTACCGTAGGCAATTGCATTTTCGTACTCAAAGTCAGTAGTATTTCTCAATCCTCTTAATATGAATTTAGCCCCGCATTTTTTTGCGAATTCAGCGGTTAAACCTTCGTAGGACACCACACTTACATTTTTATAATTCACAAGGGACTGTTCAATTTTAGTGATCATTTTCTCAAGGTTAAAATACCGTTCTTTTGTAGTATTTATCCCTATAGCTATGATTATTTCATCAAAAACGGCAAGGCCTCTTACCACTATATCCTGATGCCCTTTCGTAAAGGGATCAAATGAACCGGGGAATATTGCAATGTTTTTCACAATAAGTTTAATTTAAAAAGGAAATAAAGGGAATAAGGAAATAAAGGATATATCCCTATTCCCTTTATTCCCTTATTCCCTTTTAGTCGTTATGCCAGCAAATTCATCGGATGAACCCAACGCATAACCTGGAGAGTCATCCGATGATAGCCAATTTAAAAAGGAAATAAGGGAATAAAGGAATAGAGGGAATAAAGGTATAATTCTGTATACGGTTTCTCTTATTCCCTTATTTCCTTTTAGTCGTTATGCCAGCAAATTCATCGGATGACCCCAACGCATAACCCGGAGAGTCATCCGATGATAGCCAACCCTTATTTCCTTATTTCCTTATTTCCTTATTTCCTTATTTCCTTATTTCCTTATTTCCTTATTTCCTTATTTCCTTATTTCCCTATTTCCTTCCTATTCACAAAGGTGCATACTATACAAATCAAAATATTTATGATCAGGGACCTCATCAAAGTTATAGCTGAATGACAAAGATGGTGGTTTTCTACCAATGGATACATTGCGGATATATTTGTGCAAATTGTCAAATAGCTCCGAATCAGAATATATCTCACCCCAAACCATGACAGGGTCTTTTTCGGGATTGATCTTTAATTCTTCTATTACCAGCATTACATAATAGATGAAATCCTCAGGGTTTGTAAATAAGTAAGTATTACAAAATTCCAGTTTTTTATTTTTAGTTACAATAATCGTTACATATGAGTTGTCAACTTTGATAAACATGTTTTTGATATTTGTATTTCCACCAACATGTATAAAACCTTCTATCAATGGGCAGGTTTGGTGCATAACTTCGATTGTTTTACTAGGATATGCTGAGATAAACCAGTTGATGATCTTATTTTCTGCAGCAAAAATGTTTACCGCATCAGATTGGATATGCTTGTAATAAAATATATTCTCATATTGATTTATGTCACAATTAAGACTTAAATATTCCTGGAGATTTTCTTTTTTAAATAAAGAATTTGGGATCAGCGTGAATTTTTGATTCTTCACTCCGAGCTTTACAGATTTCCAGAAACCAACCCCCAGAAGATTATGGTTATTAAAAATATGGTGGAGTTGACCGGTTAACTGGTCGGGTAACATGATAGATGAAAAAGTATAATCTTCTAAATACAGACATTTGTTTTTAGCGGGATCAGTGATGCAAAACATAAAATCACTATCACCTATCATGAAAGAGAGATGGTATTGAGCTATTTGATCAATATCAAGATTGTCATCCTGTATCTTCTGGTTAAGCCGGTAATTTGCAATATGTGATTCCAAATTGATTTTGAGTTTATTAGTATAACGAAAAAGTGCATGGTTCATGGCATGGCAATCTCACTATGCGCTATACTCCATTATTCCCAATTTCCTGACGTTGTTACATCTGTCATGGAACCTATCTTTAAAGCATTTTCACTATTATTACGTCTTCGTTTGGGATTAACAGGGTCACTGTCTCTAACTTCAAAAACCTCTACCAATACACCGCTTTTGCTAATTCTGTCAGCAAATATATCAAATTTTTTCCCACTACTTTCTGGGATGAGGAGAAGTGTCACAGGGTCGAAGTCGGGGTATTTTTCTTTACTAAACAAAGAATCTCTGACCGGTACTACTGCCAGGGTATCCTTTTCAACAACGATACTATCAGCGCCATATGTGAATGTAATAATACGCTCTTTTCTTTCGGTGATGTAAAAGTTACCATTTTTTACAAAATCTATCAATTTATCCCACCTTTCAGCATATTCGCCATTTACCGACATATATGCAATCTGCGCATCACGTATGAGTTTAAGTTTATCTA is a window from the Cytophagales bacterium genome containing:
- the coaD gene encoding pantetheine-phosphate adenylyltransferase, which encodes MKNIAIFPGSFDPFTKGHQDIVVRGLAVFDEIIIAIGINTTKERYFNLEKMITKIEQSLVNYKNVSVVSYEGLTAEFAKKCGAKFILRGLRNTTDFEYENAIAYGNKSINQDLETIFLITSPPLTSISSSIIREIHKFGGNVDEFLPYKL
- a CDS encoding T9SS type A sorting domain-containing protein produces the protein PGFCSCPNPADTICKQITITDTGSNCQADYCYTATDTSGTLEVTFYNISTSDDSITNVYWDFNDGTQSIQYTDVQHIFPTPGPNHITYLYIQTASGCQSVYVDTIQVGTNCDSVPTGTTNSQYESKDLTIKIHPTIIHSTATVKTNLTERQIEIRIYDLTGRQVRLIELNNNRTFDRNQLKQGIYIYKVTVDNKIIQTGKLIYD
- a CDS encoding DUF3822 family protein, encoding MNHALFRYTNKLKINLESHIANYRLNQKIQDDNLDIDQIAQYHLSFMIGDSDFMFCITDPAKNKCLYLEDYTFSSIMLPDQLTGQLHHIFNNHNLLGVGFWKSVKLGVKNQKFTLIPNSLFKKENLQEYLSLNCDINQYENIFYYKHIQSDAVNIFAAENKIINWFISAYPSKTIEVMHQTCPLIEGFIHVGGNTNIKNMFIKVDNSYVTIIVTKNKKLEFCNTYLFTNPEDFIYYVMLVIEELKINPEKDPVMVWGEIYSDSELFDNLHKYIRNVSIGRKPPSLSFSYNFDEVPDHKYFDLYSMHLCE